The DNA region GGGGATGTTGCATCGGGAATTGAGAGCGGCAAGGCTTCCCGCGCCCTTCGAGGCAATTCGAAGTGAAGATTCGGGCCTGATAGGCCCCAAGCTTCTCCGCAATCCCTCCACAATCCCCGGACTTGAGATACACTTAGGCCAAGATGCACGTGGAGCTCGGAAGGAGAGGGTTTGAAACCCGAGGGTGAAAGCTCCTTGGCGAGGGGCATCGGCTCTCAAATGCGAAGCCAAACCCGAGTGATACCCGATACCCAGGTTCACGTTGGAAATTATTTACGAGGCAGATAGTCCTATTACGGCTTCAGACGACCTTTACGATCCTATCGAATAGCTCTGTATTATGGTATGATCGAATTCATTCTCACATTGATCGATCGACGAATTCCCTTTCCTCTGAATTGCTACCTAGACCTCACCCCACGGGGCGATGGAATACATATATCCTCCTGCATATCTAGTGCCCTTCTCGATCGTTAAAGTAGCCTTTAATATCTGACAAGGCTTCTTTCTTTGATGTCTTGGGCTAACCATTTCGTACACCTAGGCATCTTATCTCAGCCTGTATTGTAGATTTGTACCAGCCGCCCGGCGATAACAAAATTGGGCAAAGACCCCGATCACTGGCCACCATTGGCGGATGCAGTATCATCTTTTTCCAATGAAACTGTGGATAATGCCAAGAGTTCTTGTTGGTCTTCTGATGACATAGTGGGCTGAGCGTGCTGTGCCGCATAAGCACAGAACATGAGAAGGCTACCAGGCAACAATGCAACTTGCGCGCTTTCCACTTGACAATAACCTCAATATCCCGTCTTTCGCTGTGTTTCGAATCTTGACGCCACATCAAATCTGTCCACCAGCTCCTCGGCCTAATGGCCCCATCACTGTTCAGCGTCCTTGCTCTCGCAGCAGCCTTGCACGCAATTCCGGCATATGGGCAAGGCGAGCAGCAGCCGCTCAACGAGGCTACTGCAGGAACCTACCACGATGCGTATCCAGAATCGCGGCCTGCCGAAATCACCATCTTCAATGACCCCAAGTGGCCTTGTGTAGCAGAGACAGGCCAGCCTTCGGTTGACTTAGACGTGCCTCTCAACACTTGCGTCTCTGCGAACTTCACTCTCGACAGCAATGTCCACCTCATGTCCCCCGGATTATGCCCAGGAGGCAACAAAAGCCCCTACATATCCATTTACCCAAGTTCGAGTTGCACGGGCATATCCAATCACCCAACTTGGTACGACAGACGCGTCGCACTGAATGGTCCCGGTTATTGTCTCGGCAAAGCCGTTTGGGGAAGCATGATCACGCCTCCAGAAGGGCAATGGTCAATGGAATTTCGATGCGATGGCACGGAGAGCGACGAGCCTATGAGGTTTCTCCATGTCACACTTCCCGAACCGCCCGCGAAGGCCAAGCCAGAACCTGCCCCTCCGAGACCTAAAACAGCTTCCGTCTCCGATTCAGCCTGTTACATTTCTGGGATGGGAATGGCCGGCGCTCCCAAGTTTATCTTCCAACGACCAGAAGCCGATGTGTGTGTCAACGTCGCTCCAAAGCACAGACTTAAGATTTACCGGAACGCCTTGTGTCCAAACGGCACCGAGGCACTTTTCGCGCGTttcggaggaagaggttgcaGAGGTAGCCCCATCGAGCTCAAGGAAATGGACAGCAGCATGATGGCGACCAACTCCCCAAGTACTTGTATTGACatgggaggagaagaagccagcaGTTATACCTTTTGGTGCACAGGTGATCTTCACCAAAAGGATGTGCCTCAAGGCCTGTttcctgatgatgatgatgataacGATACTCGGGTCCGGTTACACTACACGTACGGAGCCCCTGCCAGAACTTCAAATAACAAGTCAAGCGCCGAATcatcgaggatgtcgatgaaTTACAGACTCATGGGGCTAACAGTCCTGGCGGCTGTGCTTTGTATAGCGGTCAGGTAATTGACCAGCAACGGCCGGATTAACAATGTTGGATTTTATGAAGTTTCCTTCTCATGCTGTACACTCATTCGTTAATTAATACAACCGAGTATTCTACCTATCGGTCGACTGCCCACTCAGACTCAGAATCTCAATTTCACTTCTATTCCTTGCACGGTCATTTGTGGAGCTACCATGTGGTTCAACGGCTTGCGAGTCGTGTTTGTGTTGTGATACTTCTGTCGTGCAGATGGCGCCCCTGCTATGCATTGATTCAATGTCATGAATCTCGTGGAACTCGCTGTCATCAGTCCTCACAGGCCTTGGGATTCTTCCCGAGGATTCACCACTGTACTTGTTCGTTGACCCTCCGTTGCGTCGAAGAAGTGGGCGCAATGAAGGAAGACACGCAACAATGAGGCCAATGTAAGCGTCGAGAGCACTCCATAGTTCTACCAATAACTCCAGGTTACCACAAGAATGTTCCGATGAGTATGAAGCACTTACCGATCACGGTTATAGATCTGAAACCGTTACGGTCTCCCAGCTGCACGTTGAGAAAACGTGTGAGGGAAAAGATCAAATCGATGAGGCCGATCATAAAGACCCCATAAACGCCGTTTTTCGTTCTTCTATTCATTTTGAGGTCATGGAAAATCGAGAATGGTAGTAAGAACACTGAAAGTAGGCTTAGCAAAGATGATGTTTCGAAATTAACCAGTGCAGATTGAACTTACACTGGAGACTCCCAAAGAAATGCAGCCCCCAAGCGATCTGAAAGATCATAGGCAGCCACTTAGGGTCACACTCTTCAATAGGTCTTGTGATAACCCTCGATACACAGTAAGCGGAATACCAGCATGGGAGATACTTAAACCAACCAGTGCCTTTCAAGGGGGAGGCATGAAAAGAGCTGCAACCCCAAGGTAGTGATGTACGCCAACAGGCAGTAGACGGTAGTAGCCCATAGAAGAGCCCTTCTTTTGACCATGAAAATTGGAAATATTTGGAAGTATGTCGTGAGCAATGATGCTTTGCATAGATAGAATGTCGTGAAAAAAGGGAAATCGCCGAGCCATGACACCTTTGAAGAATGTGTCAATATGTTTGGTTTCGACAGGGATAAAATGTGTCCTCAGGAGGGACAATCTGTGAGATAGAAATACCTTGAATAAATACTCTATGACCTTCGGGTCTTTGTCCAATGTCGTAAAGTCATATGTCCGCTGAGGCTCGAGCGCGCCATTGACATTCATCACAACATTGACTGATGCACACAAAACAGCGGAGCACCATGCCGCTATCATAAAATAGTCGCTTGCCAGGAGGCGATGTCTCTGAATTTTCAACCTCAGATAGACCCGCGCACCGATAATTACGGCTGCGAGCCCGATGAGGCTGTAAATGGTAGCCTGTCCTGGTAAGCATTTGATACAATCTCGAGGAATCTATGTGTCTGCTAGACAAAGGCGAACTAAAATTTTTAGATATCGGGCTAGTTCTTGATACTTACAATCACGGTTGACCCAGACGGCGGTGCGACGGTCATTGCTGTTAATGCATCGCAAAAGTCGCGTGGGTTGCGGAGCCTACGCGTCAGGGAAGGCTCAAGTTGAGGCGAGTGACTTGAGAAATGAAATGCATTCGTAAATCGATACCCGACCTAAAATTTGGGCTAGGGAATTCTAGGTATGGTCTTCCATTCCTAGCATGGTAGATGAAGTCTAGATGCCGCCAGGGATCTGAGGGCCCTGGAATGCTGTCGTGGCGGTTCACCTGGACTAGTCGCTACATAGCATGAAGTAAGGCAAGCCCAGGAGATAATAGCCCAGATAGGAATGTTCAAGATCTCCCACGGCGGTGTTTTCAGGCTCTGTAATGCATTCAAAGCGCCCCGTTACATTTTGTCCCCAAACGCCGGAACTCACATCCCCGTCCCTCCATCAAACAGCCACTTTTCACAGCATCCAGTCCCTGCGCCTTCCGGGTCTCGGCACATAGTTTACCAGCCTCAGAAGCCTAGCCTCGACTTTCACCTTGGCACTTGAGCTCATTCTTGAAACGTTTGTGTGTTACTCACACGGGGCAACCTAACCTGGCATTATCC from Fusarium keratoplasticum isolate Fu6.1 chromosome 12, whole genome shotgun sequence includes:
- a CDS encoding hypothetical protein (Expressed protein), translating into MAPSLFSVLALAAALHAIPAYGQGEQQPLNEATAGTYHDAYPESRPAEITIFNDPKWPCVAETGQPSVDLDVPLNTCVSANFTLDSNVHLMSPGLCPGGNKSPYISIYPSSSCTGISNHPTWYDRRVALNGPGYCLGKAVWGSMITPPEGQWSMEFRCDGTESDEPMRFLHVTLPEPPAKAKPEPAPPRPKTASVSDSACYISGMGMAGAPKFIFQRPEADVCVNVAPKHRLKIYRNALCPNGTEALFARFGGRGCRGSPIELKEMDSSMMATNSPSTCIDMGGEEASSYTFWCTGDLHQKDVPQGLFPDDDDDNDTRVRLHYTYGAPARTSNNKSSAESSRMSMNYRLMGLTVLAAVLCIAVR